CTGATCGATTCCCGCACCGATGGCCGAGCTGATCAATCCTGGTGGGCCAAAGGTGGAGTACAGGTAGTTTCGGAACTGTTGCTTGTGATCAGGAAAACGATAGGCGCTGCTGCTATCGTCTCCAGCGCTGGAACGCCTCCGTCAGCGCCTGCGAGAGTGCGGTTTCGAGTGACGTTTAATCTGATCGGCGAATTTATCGCTCCGCGGCGTTGACCAACGGATCAGATAGCGATCGCGTTGATGATCCTGGGCCTTCTTGTGTGTACAGCCGGTGCGGCCGCCAGTCTCTTCCTTCCTCCTCCCGGCGCCATGGCACACCTCGCCCAGATAGGAAGATTTCAAGGCGTAATTCTGCTTGTTATTGGCGTGTTCTTCTATTTCTCCCACTTTCGGGCTGCTGATCTCTTCGCAAAGATCGCGCTTCGCCTGATTCTGGGTGGGTTGCTGGCGCTCGGCGGAGCCCTTCTTTTGTTTGGACCAGTTGCTTCCGCAACTCGTAATATGCCCTTGCCGCTGGCAACCGAAACGCTGCTGGCAGTAGTAATTCTGGGCGGAGCCATCTTGCTCTACCTGCGATTGGGTCACTGGATTGACCTGCTCGTGGAACGCAGGGTCTTTGGGAAACGGGACCCTCGCCAGATGATCCAGGACTTTCGTCAGCAGATCGGATCTCAGAATTCCAGGGCGTCACTCATCGCATCGATCCAATCCGCAGCCATAGAGGCACTCGCAATGAGGCCGGAAGAGATTCAGGTTGAGCCGGGCCTGCCGGATCACACCGCACCACCGGCCGATCTCCTGATCCCAATTCTTCCATCAAGCAGCAAACCGATTCACCTTGCGGTCTCTCTGCAAGGGGATCGAAGAACGCTTCTCACGACAGAGATTGATCTACTGCATGAGATCGCCCTGTATACGGGGAAGCGGCTCAATGATCTTGAACGCGAGGAAGAGAGAATCGAACGGGTTCGCACGGAAGGGAACCTCAGCCGTCAATTGGTGGAAGCGGAGTTACGTGCACTTCGGTCACAGATCAATCCACACTTCCTTTTCAATTCACTGAATACGATCGCTTCCCTCATACCGTCGGAACCGGAGAAAGCAGAGAAGATGACAATCCGTCTGAGCAGCATCTTCCGGTATGTGCTGATCCAATCGGGACGGCCGTTCAGTTCTCTGCACGAAGAGATGGAATTTCTGCGAACCATCCTTGAGATCGAGCAGATCCGCTTCGGAGAGAGGTTGTCCGTGACATTCGAGATAGACTCGGCAGCCGAACACCTGATGATTCCGTCGCTGATCCTGCAACCCTTGGTTGAGAATGCGATCAAGCATGGCGTTACCCCGAAGATCGGCAAAAGTCATATCCTTGTCGGGGCTCAACTTCACGATGACACGATCCAGATCAGGATTGAAGACGACGGACATGGCCTGCGCACAGACAATGACCTTGACCGTCGGTTGCGAGCACACATGACGAATGGCACCGGCATTGGTTTACAGAACGTCCGGGAGCGTCTCAGCACTCTCTATGGTACGGCTGCAGCCCTGACTCTTACGGATCTCGAAAGTGCCGGATGCAGAGCAACCATGACGATTCCCCTCTATGGAGCGAAGAATGCAAATTCGAGCGTTGCTCGCGGACGATGAACCAGCGGCACGGGCACGGCTGCGCAGATTGCTTGACCGTGATTCGAGCATCCATATCGTTGGCGAAGCGGAAAACGGTGTGGAAGCTCTTCAAGGCATTGAGCAGCTTCGTCCCGACCTGCTCTTCCTCGATGTTGAAATGCCGGGGCTGAATGGCTTTGAGGTTCTAAAGAGCATTTCAGCGGACAAACCTCGTCCCTTCACGATCTTCATCACCGGCTTTCACGAATACGCAATGGAGGCCTTTCGAGAGCGCGCGATCGCTTACCTTCTGAAGCCGATCGAAGAAGAAGACCTGCGAGAGATGGTGGAGCGCGCTGCCGTTCTTATCCAGAATGCCTCGTCCCGGCGGGCCGAGGACGAGAAAGTGAATCGGCTGCTCGGCAATGCACCGCCGTCTATGCAGCAGATCGTCGCCAGGAAGGCCAACCGGATCTTCCTGATGAATCCCGCGGATGCAGTTTATTTCTTTATGGACAGTGGCATTCTGCGGATGCGAGTTGAGAACGATACCTACTGGGTGAACTATCAAATCGGTGAGTTGGAAGAAGCCCTGGAAGGACGTGGCTTTTTCCGCGCTCACCGAGCCTCG
This genomic window from Terriglobus albidus contains:
- a CDS encoding histidine kinase is translated as MILGLLVCTAGAAASLFLPPPGAMAHLAQIGRFQGVILLVIGVFFYFSHFRAADLFAKIALRLILGGLLALGGALLLFGPVASATRNMPLPLATETLLAVVILGGAILLYLRLGHWIDLLVERRVFGKRDPRQMIQDFRQQIGSQNSRASLIASIQSAAIEALAMRPEEIQVEPGLPDHTAPPADLLIPILPSSSKPIHLAVSLQGDRRTLLTTEIDLLHEIALYTGKRLNDLEREEERIERVRTEGNLSRQLVEAELRALRSQINPHFLFNSLNTIASLIPSEPEKAEKMTIRLSSIFRYVLIQSGRPFSSLHEEMEFLRTILEIEQIRFGERLSVTFEIDSAAEHLMIPSLILQPLVENAIKHGVTPKIGKSHILVGAQLHDDTIQIRIEDDGHGLRTDNDLDRRLRAHMTNGTGIGLQNVRERLSTLYGTAAALTLTDLESAGCRATMTIPLYGAKNANSSVARGR
- a CDS encoding LytR/AlgR family response regulator transcription factor → MQIRALLADDEPAARARLRRLLDRDSSIHIVGEAENGVEALQGIEQLRPDLLFLDVEMPGLNGFEVLKSISADKPRPFTIFITGFHEYAMEAFRERAIAYLLKPIEEEDLREMVERAAVLIQNASSRRAEDEKVNRLLGNAPPSMQQIVARKANRIFLMNPADAVYFFMDSGILRMRVENDTYWVNYQIGELEEALEGRGFFRAHRASLVNLARIKELRLDPGSSIVLVMNDAKNSEIEVSERQARALRARIPGL